Below is a genomic region from Candidatus Fermentibacter sp..
GGAATCAAGGGAGAACAATCAATCATCTGGATCGCTGCCGGTTCGCGGAAGACCATCTGCCCGGAGTCTTCGGTGTCCAGAATCGCAGCGCACTGCCAGATGTAGTTCTCGGTCAGGTTTTCACAGTCGGAAAGCGTGTAATTGGTTCTGACGGCGGCAAAGACAATGCAGTCGGTGTCCCCGTCGATGACGCTCTGGGCTTCGAGCTGGAAGACAACTGAATAAGGGTGATTCCTGGCAGGAGGACAGATGGATGCGGAAGGAACGTGTACCGAGCCGAGCGTGGCAAGCGTGGCAGGATCGAGCGAGTAGATCGTCGAGGAGTCATCTCCATAGTATTCAGATCTCGTAACGATCAGATTCCCGGGAACGCCGGGAGTGCTTTCCACTATGGTCAGGCTCGTAGAAGAGCAAGCATTTGGAATGTCCACCTCGGCACCGGAGGATGCACGAACCTCGAGTTCCCAGTCGGAAGTACGCCATGCAACCCAGTAGTCGAGGCCCGATGCCGTGATGTCCAGCGTCGGACAACTTGCACAGAGCACTACGCCGAGCAGGATAGCGGCCATCTCCCCACCCTCCGTTCGTTCGACGACAATAGGATGGGTATCGACCTGTGCTGCGTCAATGCAAATGTGTATGCAGCAATGCCCGGCCGTCGGATCTACAAGTACGAACCGTCGACATCATGAAGACACGGCGCCCCCAACCAGGATCAGGTAGGCCTGCCGCAATCCGGTGATCTGCGCGACGGAGCCGGGAGACGGGATGGGTACGGGCTTGCGGCAGGAATGCGGGTTCATCATCGAGATCCTATTGTTTCGTTATCGAGGCCTGCTGCTACTCCGGGAGGGTTGTCATGATGAGGACCGACCGGCTCGAACTCGGAGCTGTCGCGCTTGGCACCGCCTTGTCGCTTGCAGGCTGTGGCCAGGACGAAGGGCCTCTCTACGAGGAGCAAACCCTGGAGAAGTTGACGATCCTGCCCGGAACCGTACTCGGGGTAATCGACAACGGATATCTGACAGATCCTTACATCGAATACTGCGAGTATTCTCCTGAAGGCTGGTACTTCATCAGCACACCCAGTGCGATAGATACGGTCTTCCCGGGAGCACGATCCCTGCTCGAGTCATACTTCCCGGAAGGTGGCTCCCTTCTGTGCCTTGACCTCTTGCTAGAAAGCGAGGACCACCTGCTCGGATACTCCGTAGGGTTCGCCGGTGATACGGTACGGGTACTGGCCGAGATCAATCACTACGTAGGATCAGGACCGTATATTCCCGGATTCAACGAGTATTTCTTCCCCTTCGGAGTCATCCTGCAGTCCCCGGCCCGGCCGGAGCGATAGACCGGACCGCCTACCTCACCAGCACCAGGCGCGTGGTAGCCTCGAGATCGGCACTGGAGAGCCTCAGGAAGTACACCCCCTGGGCCAGGGCACTCCCGTTCCCGTCGAGGCCGTCCCAGTAGTGGGCCTGTGAGCCCATGGGCAGGGTTCCCAGCTCCTGCGTCCTCACGAGGTGCCCTGCGGCGTCGAAGATATCGAGTTTCAGAGGGGAAGGCCCGGTGCTCCGGAAGGAGAGCTCGATCCCGGATGCCTTGGGGTTGGGAGAAGCATGGAGCGCGCTCGATTCCATTTCCGGAAACGGTTCGATCCCTGTCGTGTCGGGTTCCCATCGGGCGACGTAATCGGCTGGATTGCCCCCGGCCTGGGTGAACCGTCCCCCCGCATACACGTCAGAGCCGTTCACGGCGATGGTACAGACACCATTATTGTCCACACCGTATCCCAGCGCTGACCAGCTGCTGCCGTCCCAGCGGGCGATGTGGTTGGCCAAGTTCCCTCCGGCCTGGTGGAACCCCCCTCCCACATAAACGTCCGAACCGCTCACGGCGATGGTACAGACACCATTATTGTCCACACCGTATCCCAGCGCTGACCAGCTGCTGCCGTCCCAACGGGCGATATAGTTGGCGGGATTCCCTCCGGCCTGCTGTAAATACCCCCCCACATACACTTCAGAGCTGTTCACTGAGATAGCCCAGACAACGCCATCCATGCCGCCCAGTCCAGACCACGAACTGCCATTCCAACTGGCCATTCCATCCACTACCGCCTCACCGGCCCGGCGGAAGTCTCCCCCCACATACAAAACGCCAGAATCGCTGTATTCGATGGCACGGACAACCGCATCCACACCGGTTCCCAGCGGGTACCAGGTGCCATCCAGGTCCTGCCCGACAGGAGGGAGAACTGGTGCGAGGGGTGAGGATTCCTCCTCTACGAATAACGGCTCTCCGTCAGGACCATATTCCATGCTGAATCACGTGGGATCGAAACTCCCAGAAGCCCCCTCCATGATTGCACCATCGGAGCAAAGCACGGTTCCCAGGGAGGGCATCGTCTCGGAAAACGCCATGGAGGAGATCAGCAGAAGAGCAGCTGAAAGATTCCACGCTCTCATGTAATCCTCCTTCGCTGAGACAGGGAGGTATTTGCATGTGCAATATACAGGAACACATGCAGGTCAATGAGCGGTCGAACACCACCGGAGATCGCGAGTTGTTTCCGCGTGGGAGTACACCGACTCTAGGGGGAAGTGGCTCGCTTCGCGAACAAGACTTGAGCTTTCCTGGCGCTCGAGGTTACGCCCGGGATATCGGCGGAGCTGGAAGCTCATGAGCAGGATGCGTTGCGGAAGGGATCGCGGATCAGAGGGAGGCCGACAAAGCCTCCAGGCTGTTCTTCAGTGCAGGCAGGCCTGCTTCGACGACCTGCCAGACCAGTTCGACATCGACACCGAGATAGTCGTGGACCAGGATGTTGCGAAGCCCCGTGATGCCCCGCCACTCTATCTCGGGGTGTCCAGAACGGATATCCTCGGGGACTCTGGAAACAGACTCGCACATGACCTGGAGATTCCGAATCACGGCATCCTGTATCAGCATGGACGACATGAACTCGTCCCTGCCGCTGCTCGTATAGATCAATATACGCTCGATGCAGTCCAACGCATGTCTGATGAACACTCCCGGATCCTTCAAAGGATGACCGCCTCCCGGAGAGCATGCGATCTGATCTCCGGATGCATGGAGTTCTCGGTCAGTACCTGCACCGGCCTTCCGAGCAGATCCTGAAGGTCGAGCAGAAAGGCGCCCAGGTCGAACAGTGTTCCTGTCCCATCGAGATCGGCGATGAGGTCGACGTCGCTATCGGGACCGGCGGAATCCCTGCTCATGGAACCGAACAGCCGCACCCGGCGGACATGATGCTTGCGAGCAAGATCGAGTATCCGAGAACGGTTTCTGACGATGAGCTGGTCCATCAGGCACTCCCCTTCTCAATATCAAGATAGCGCCGGAAGAAGAGGATTTCAAGTAAGGCGCCTGACGGATCGCAGGCCGGTGGCCGGAAACGAACGAGTTCACCGGATATGCATGTCTAGGTGGCAGTTATGTCGATGATAAGTGGCTCCCCGTATCGCTATCAAGGCGAACTTTCCGTGGGCCCGTCCTGAGGATCCCGATCAGCCTCGTTATCCGGCACCACGAACCCGGGATCAGGAAGACCTATCGCAACCCCATGATCTACGCGATCGAGCTTAGGGACAGGATGGCGGCCGAGGGCATCAGCCGTGCCGAGCTGGCCCGGAGGCTGGGGGTGTCGAGAACACGGGTGACCCAGTGGTTCGATCTGCTCGAGTTGCCGGAGCAAGTCATCAAGGACGCCCTGGCGACTGGCGATAACTGGAAGCACCGGCTGGTGACGGAGAGGAAACTGCGAGGATCGAGCAGATAACAGCGCCAGGGTTGCGCTATCTGATCAGAACGACCCTTGCGGTAGCAGATGAAGCCCCGGCCTGGAGCCGGCATAGGTAGACGCTGGAAGGAAGGTCGGATGCATAGAAGACTATTGCCTGAGGATCCGTGTCGAACTCCCCGTCGGCGAGTGTCTCGACGAGCCTGCCTGCTGCATCGAAGACCTGCAACTCGGCAATGCCGGGCTCGGGAAGCTGGAAGATCACCGCAGTCATTGACGAGAATGGATTCGGGAAGGACGCAAGAGTGGCATCTCCGACTGGAGGGGCTGGCTCCTCGGTTACGCCTACCCAGTAGAAGGCTCCCTGGCCACCGTACGCACCCATGTCGTTACGTACTGTTCCAAGGGCAGGCCAGAGAGCATAGCCGGGATTGGCCGGGTCCTCTGGATCGTAGTACGCCGGGGATGGATCTCCGGCATCGATGCAGGGAGACGTCTCCGTATCGAGGTGGTAGTCGCTCATGGGGCCGGCGAAGAACAGAGGATTGGCGTCTATGTTGCCTTCACCCCATACAAGCTGCCCTCCACCCCAGACGTCGATCGAATCCTGGCCTCCTCCGATATCGGACCAGGCGATATCCAAAGTACCTTCCTCTACTGTGGCCTCGTCGTAGAGGTTGCCCCAGAGGATGCAGTTGCGGACTGTGACATAGGTGTCGGAATCGTAGTACAGGTGGAACGCCCCGCCCCACAGGTCGACGATCGTGTTGTAGACGATGGTGTCATTGGTGAAGACAGGATGACCACCTCCGCTACATGTCACCCCGGCCCCACAAAATGACACGTTGCACGCAATGACGTTGTTGTGTATCTGAGCAGATCCGTAGTTGCAGAAGATGCCCCCTCCGAAGGCCGAGTAGGACCCACCGATAGCGTTGTTGTTCAGAATCAGGTTGTTCTCGATGACCGGAGACGGGCCTGACACGTAGATGCCAGCGCCGTAGATGGCTCCCGAGTTATCTATGATGACATTGCCTCTGACGATGGGTGAGCAGTTTTCTATGTAGACACCCCTGCCACCATCGGAGATTTCAAAACCCTCGAGGACTGCACTGGAGGTCTCTCCATTCATGATCTGCACATTTCCATAAGATGAATAGAGGGGACCCCGTCCGATCGAAGTGCAGCCAGGTCCCTGCTCACTAGTGACAACAATGCCCTTCCCAAGGAAATCGATGCCATGGTAGCTGCCCGGGCCTACGAGAACGGTATCGCCATCTACGGCGGAGTCGATCGCATCCTGTATCGATGGATACTCGGCCGGCACATGGAGAGTTGTTGCGATCGCAGCAGATGCGATCAGCAGGCAGGCAGCGGCAAACCTCACGGCAGCCTCCAAGCGGAGGCAGTTCATGCCATCCGCTTATCAAGGATGCCCACGTTACAGACCGGCGTCAATGTGAATGAACATCGGGTTTCATCGCAGTGCGCAGCATCGGCATAATCTGTTGGTTGACAGTGGATAGGACGTGGCTCCCCGGCGAGGACTTGAACCTCGAACCTAGTGGTTAACAGCCACCCGCTCTGCCGATTGAGCTACCGGGGAACCGTGAGGCCCGGCGAAGATAGGACCCGCCGGGCCTCCCGTCAACCAGAAGAACGCCGATTGGTCAGTCCAGCCGCACGATCCTGCAGCTCCCGGAGAGACCTCCCGCCAGGACCCTGACGATGTATGCGCCGTCCGGCACATCACGGCCCCCGGAATCCCTTCCGTCCCAGCAGCACGAGCCCCCTTCGGCCGTCGCGATTCGACGGACGAGCCTGCCGCTGGTGTCGTAGATCTCGAAGAGGGCGGGCGCCGGCACGCCCGATACCGACAGGAGCACCGGCCCGTCGAAGGGATTCTCCGATGGCGAGATGTGGATCACTCCATCGGGCGGGAGCTGTCCATCCCCGATCCCTTGCGGTAAGGGTACGGCCAGAGTGGCGACCGAGCCGGCGGCCAGCCTCACGGCATTCGTCCCGAACGGGAAGTAGGGCATGTAGTTGAGGAGGACGTCCTCGAAGGAGTGTATGTAGATGGATGTCTCCTTCTCGATGAGGAGGACGGCAGGGTATCCCAGCTCGGTGAACGACGAATGATCGGAAGAGCCGCACATGTAGGTCACCTTGAGCAACTCCATGTCAGGGACATAGTTCGAGGCGCAATCCACGACAGTCGCAGCAAGGCCGTTGCAGAAGCTCGAATCGGCGCCTATCAGCAGCGTGTCCTCCAGCCAGAGCGGGGAATAGAGAACCATGTCGAGATCGATGACACCCACGATCTGGTCCCCGGCCTGGAGGCATTGCTGCGCGTAGTACTCGCTGCCCTGATGCCCGAGCTCCTCGGCTCCGTAGAAGACGAACCTGATCGTCTTCTCGAAGCCCGTCTGGGACAGCACCCTGGCAACCTCGAGCACGGCAGCGCAGCCGCTTGCATCGTCATCCGCACCGGGGGCATAGGCGAGAGGGAGATCGGAGTCGCTGTCGAGATGTGCGCAGACGATCAGGATCTGCTCCGGATCGAACTGGCCCGGATACTCGCCTATCACGTTCCAGCAGGACAGGCGGGGATCCGAGTCCTGCAGCTGGAACTCCTGGAGATATGCGGCATAGCCATACGACTCCAGGACGGCCTCGACATGCTGGCAAGCCTCGAGGTACCCGGGCGCCTCGGAGAATCTGGTTCCGAAGTCCTCCAGATCCTGGACAGCGGCCTTGAACTGCTCCTCGTCGACCGCATCGACGAGTGCGGCAACGGCAGGATCCCATTCCAGGCCCTCGACCGCCGACGACAGCAGAGCGACGATCAGTGCAGGCAGTATGCGGTTCACAGTGTCACCAGCCTGCTGCTGAGGATGCTGCCGTCGGGGAGCGAGATCCGGAGCAGATAGATCCCCGGAGGTCCCGTCTCGATCGTCCTGGTCAGGACGGCCCCCTCGAACTGCACGGGCTCGGCGCTGACCACCCTGCCGCAGATGTCCAGGATCCTCACTTCCCCTGCCCCGATGCCCGGGGTATCGATGGATATCTGCCTGAAGCACCCGCGGGAGGGATTGGGGAAAGTACAGGAGGAGCCTTCGCCCTCCGGGCCGGACACACCCAGGGGATTTCATGTCAGATATCTCTTCCATCACCGGCTGGATCCCCGGTTGATCCGATGTCATGCAGAACCGGTACTGGACGTACCTGCATCCGTCCGGGACAGCTCCACCGATCTCCCCCGGCGCGATGAACGGCTCCGACCACGATCCCATCTCTTCGGGATCATTCGACGCACGCAGCTGGACCGCCAGGAAGGCACCCGAAGGGACCTCCGCGGTCCAGCTTACGCTGCCCCATTCCGCCTGGCACTGCGTATCGAGCACCCTCGAAGTCAGATAGCTCTCTTCGAGAGGCGACGGGCTCGCACAGGAACCGACGATCGCGAATTCCTGCGTCTCGGAAGTCGCCAGGAAGTCGGCAATGCCATCTCCGTCGATATCCGAGACATCCAGGCATGATGCCCCATAGAAGCCGGTGAGCAATTCCTGCGAGGTCCAGACCTGGCCAGTCCTCTCGAGCCAGAGGATCGTGCCCGTGGACATGCACGATACGAGCGCGTCGAAGAATGGATCGCCGTCTACATCCGAGATCCGCACGAAGGAAGGCATCGGAAGTGAAGTGCAGATCGCCGTCTCGCTCCACGACAGGCCCGATCCGTCGTTGTTCTCGAGGAGCAGGACGGACGCTCCGCCGGTCGCGGCCACGAGGATGTCCATGTCGCCGTCCCCGTCTACATCACCGGCATCGCAGCACCTGGGCGACTTGATCGGGAATGGGATCTCGTGCAGCTGCCATCCGGTTCCGGAACCGCCGACGTTGTCCCACCAGCAGATCCGGTCCTGGAGGTAATTGACGCATACCAAGTCGATCGAGCCGTCTCCATCGACATCCGAGGCACGGGGGTTCCTGAATCCGATAACGCCGACACAGACATCGACCGGGTTCCATGAACCGCCCTCCCCGTCGGTGTTGAGGCATGCCATCACCAGCCCGGGGGCGTAGTTGCAGGCCACCACGTCAGCGTCGCCGTCGGCGTCGATGTCGGCCGGCAGCACGCCGCTCAGTGAGGGGAAGAGGTCCGGAACGATGGTGCTCTTCTGCCAGTTCATTCCCGATCCGTCAGAGTTCCTGCTGAGCTCCAGTTCATCATCCAAGTTGCCGGTTACGAGGTCCGTGTCGCCATCGCCATCCATGTCGGCAAGACCCGACAGTCTGCTCTTCGCTCCGCACGTACTGCCGTACGAGAATCCCTCCGGGGAGGAGAGATTGCGGAACCACCGTACGGGAGCGTTTGTGCTCATGATGACGGCGTCGGGATACCCATTGCCATCGATGTCGGCCAGCCCTCCGGACGGGTGTGGCGATCCAGTGAAGTTGCTCGAGAGATATGTCACCGGAGAGATCCCCACCTCTCCCGGGGCCGAGATGAAGTTCATGCCGCATGCGCCGAGAAACGTGTTGGTCCAGCTCGTGACGGTGCTCGACTGCATGCCCCCGGACCAGTCGGTCTGCATTGCAGTGTCGGCGGAGACGGCCTGCGTGACCAGCAGAGCGATCACGTAAATCCTCAAGGGCACCTCCTCGTGGGAGTACCTGCATGCATAGAACAATACTCCCTGGATCGGGATGCGCCAATCGACATCCATGCGATGTGATCAGGAATGCAGGACACAAGCTGACACGATCCCGATCGGGCAGGGATGTGCCCTTTCCGGATGTTCGAGGATCGATGCCGGCGTACCGGCCGCCCCGGAATCCCCGGAGCAGGCGACTACAGGAAAGGGTACCGGCTCGTCATACCGAGGCCTGTTCTGCGCCCGCCAGCGGCAGTCGCACCGTCATCACGGAACCATGACCCTCTTCGCTCTCGGCGGAGATGGTTCCTCCGTGTCGCTCGACGATCTGGCGCACGAGAGACAGGCCCAGACCGAGCCCGCCGTCGGGATTCCGGCGCGCCTGCCTGCCCCGGTAGAGGAAGTCGAAGATGTGGGGCAGGTCATCGGCGGGTATCCCGATGCCGTCGTCGGCCACGGTAACGACGGCCATGCCGTCGGTCCCGGCGACAGTCAGATCGATCCTGCCGCCCTCCGATCCGTACTTGAAGGCGTTCATCACGAGATTTGTAACGACGCGCCTGAGGAAGCTAGGAGAGCCCATGACGGTCACGGGTTCGGACGGGATCGTACCCGTCAGGGTCCTGCCCTTCTGGGTGACGAGGGGTTCCCAGAGATGGATGATCCCGCTGCAGAGAGCAGCCAGGTCGATCTTCTCGGACTGCACCTCGTAGAGCTTCGATGCCAGCGTGCCCAGATCCAGGATGTCGTCCACGAGGGGAAGAAGCTCCTCCGCCCTCAGCCGTGCCTTCTGCACCATCTCCCGCGCGCGCACCGGCTCGGAGTCGAGATAGCTGTCGCTCACCGTGGACAGGAGCGCGATCATCGCCGAAAGAGGGCTCTTCAGCTCATGGCCGAGTATCCTGAGTATGTCGGCCGGGGACGGCTCGTCGCTCGACAGGAACTCGTCGAGCATGCCCCGCACCTCGGCGATCCCGGGCACCGAACCGCCGCAGCCCGCCTCGGCTTCTGCCAGCCTGTCCCGAGCCTGACCAAGGAGTTCCCATGGGTCGTCTCTCATCATAGCCTCCCGACCTTGCACAATGGACTCATGGAGCTATTATCGTCATCGGAGGAGCAGATGAGGATTCTCCTGATATCGACTTCCTTCCCCTCGCCCGATGCTGACGGCTCGGAAGCCGCCGGTTCGTTCGCCCTGGACTTCTCGACCTCCCTGTCCAGGAAGGCGGATGTTTCGGTGGTATGCCCTGCCCTGTCGCGGTCTCTGGAGAAAGGGCCGCCCGAAATACGGCGCTTCGCAGTGCCCCGGCTCCCGCTCGGCGACATCAAACCCTCTTCTCCGGCCTCCTGGCCGCGCATCGCCTCGGTTCTGTCGTCGGGTCAGAAGGCGGTCGATGCCGCAGTCGACGAATTCCAGCCGGACCACATCCTCGCACTCTGGGCACTCCCTTCGGGCTGGTGGGCAAGGAAGGCTGCCGGGCGCAGACGGATCGGATACAGCACCTGGTCGCTGGGCAGCGACATATGGTCACTCGGCCGCATCCCGTTCGTGAAGTCGGCCTTGAGATCAGTACTGGCCGGCTCGCAGTGCAGGTTCGCCGACGGGATCAGGCTTTGCTCCGATGTCGAGAAGATCTGCGGCAGGAAGTGCCTGTTCCTACCCAGCAGCAGAGATCTCGGCATCGATACCCCTCCCGCGAAGCGTTCCTCTCCGCCCTACAGGCTCGCATTCCTCGGTCGCTGGCACAGGAACAAGGGCATCGACATCCTCATGGAAGTGCTTGATATGCTTACCGATGCAGATTGGCAGATGATCGAGGAGGTTCGTCTCTTCGGTGGCGGCCCGCTGTGTGATCTGGTGAACTCAAGCGCAGCCGGATTGCAGAGAGCGGGCAGACCTGTCAGAACCGGGGGTTACATCGGGAGGGCGGAGGCAGCCGACCTTCTCTGCTGGGCTGACTTTATCCTCATACCTTCGCGGATAGAGAGCATCCCTGTGATCTTGTCGGATGCACTGCAGTCACGCACGCCGCTGATAGTGAGTACAGCCGGCGATCTCGCCGAGCTGGTCGGCTCATCCCTGCTGGGAGTGGCGGCACACGGTGTCCCATCGCCAGAATCGTTCATCACAGCTGTGCGAGAGGCGCTAGCTCTAGGTCCATCTACTTTCAGAGACGGGATCGAGAGGACTTCGGCATCGTTCGACCCCGACGGGGCATCGGCCATGTTTCTTGAGGAGATTGCTACTTCCGGGCGATGAAGAGGTGTCCGATCGTGCTCTCTGAATAGCTCCTGCCGAGTGACCGCTTCCTGGATGCAGTCCTGAAAAGTGACCTTATCGGGCTCGAAACGATTCCTGTAACAGGTCTGAGAGCCCTCAGCAGCCTCATGTCGAACCCCGTCATGAAACCGATCAGAACCAGTAGATAGTCGCCCCATGGAGCGCAATGCACATCACGGAACCGGGACAAGAGTGCCATGAGTCCTGTCGAGGTGTACCTGGAATGATCGGACGGGCTGCCGTGGAAAGGATAGAGAAAAGGGACATACCCGATGAAGGCGCCTTTCGCCGACAGAGCCCCATGGATTTCTCTCACGGCCGCATGTGGATCCTCC
It encodes:
- a CDS encoding lipoprotein — its product is MMRTDRLELGAVALGTALSLAGCGQDEGPLYEEQTLEKLTILPGTVLGVIDNGYLTDPYIEYCEYSPEGWYFISTPSAIDTVFPGARSLLESYFPEGGSLLCLDLLLESEDHLLGYSVGFAGDTVRVLAEINHYVGSGPYIPGFNEYFFPFGVILQSPARPER
- a CDS encoding FlgD immunoglobulin-like domain containing protein; protein product: MANHIARWDGSSWSALGYGVDNNGVCTIAVNGSDVYAGGRFTQAGGNPADYVARWEPDTTGIEPFPEMESSALHASPNPKASGIELSFRSTGPSPLKLDIFDAAGHLVRTQELGTLPMGSQAHYWDGLDGNGSALAQGVYFLRLSSADLEATTRLVLVR
- a CDS encoding DUF86 domain-containing protein encodes the protein MFIRHALDCIERILIYTSSGRDEFMSSMLIQDAVIRNLQVMCESVSRVPEDIRSGHPEIEWRGITGLRNILVHDYLGVDVELVWQVVEAGLPALKNSLEALSASL
- a CDS encoding nucleotidyltransferase family protein, producing the protein MDQLIVRNRSRILDLARKHHVRRVRLFGSMSRDSAGPDSDVDLIADLDGTGTLFDLGAFLLDLQDLLGRPVQVLTENSMHPEIRSHALREAVIL
- a CDS encoding helix-turn-helix transcriptional regulator, encoding MIYAIELRDRMAAEGISRAELARRLGVSRTRVTQWFDLLELPEQVIKDALATGDNWKHRLVTERKLRGSSR
- a CDS encoding T9SS type A sorting domain-containing protein, whose amino-acid sequence is MEAAVRFAAACLLIASAAIATTLHVPAEYPSIQDAIDSAVDGDTVLVGPGSYHGIDFLGKGIVVTSEQGPGCTSIGRGPLYSSYGNVQIMNGETSSAVLEGFEISDGGRGVYIENCSPIVRGNVIIDNSGAIYGAGIYVSGPSPVIENNLILNNNAIGGSYSAFGGGIFCNYGSAQIHNNVIACNVSFCGAGVTCSGGGHPVFTNDTIVYNTIVDLWGGAFHLYYDSDTYVTVRNCILWGNLYDEATVEEGTLDIAWSDIGGGQDSIDVWGGGQLVWGEGNIDANPLFFAGPMSDYHLDTETSPCIDAGDPSPAYYDPEDPANPGYALWPALGTVRNDMGAYGGQGAFYWVGVTEEPAPPVGDATLASFPNPFSSMTAVIFQLPEPGIAELQVFDAAGRLVETLADGEFDTDPQAIVFYASDLPSSVYLCRLQAGASSATARVVLIR
- a CDS encoding M20/M25/M40 family metallo-hydrolase, which codes for MRIYVIALLVTQAVSADTAMQTDWSGGMQSSTVTSWTNTFLGACGMNFISAPGEVGISPVTYLSSNFTGSPHPSGGLADIDGNGYPDAVIMSTNAPVRWFRNLSSPEGFSYGSTCGAKSRLSGLADMDGDGDTDLVTGNLDDELELSRNSDGSGMNWQKSTIVPDLFPSLSGVLPADIDADGDADVVACNYAPGLVMACLNTDGEGGSWNPVDVCVGVIGFRNPRASDVDGDGSIDLVCVNYLQDRICWWDNVGGSGTGWQLHEIPFPIKSPRCCDAGDVDGDGDMDILVAATGGASVLLLENNDGSGLSWSETAICTSLPMPSFVRISDVDGDPFFDALVSCMSTGTILWLERTGQVWTSQELLTGFYGASCLDVSDIDGDGIADFLATSETQEFAIVGSCASPSPLEESYLTSRVLDTQCQAEWGSVSWTAEVPSGAFLAVQLRASNDPEEMGSWSEPFIAPGEIGGAVPDGCRYVQYRFCMTSDQPGIQPVMEEISDMKSPGCVRPGGRRLLLYFPQSLPRVLQADIHRYPGHRGRGSEDPGHLRQGGQRRARAVRGGRPDQDDRDGTSGDLSAPDLAPRRQHPQQQAGDTVNRILPALIVALLSSAVEGLEWDPAVAALVDAVDEEQFKAAVQDLEDFGTRFSEAPGYLEACQHVEAVLESYGYAAYLQEFQLQDSDPRLSCWNVIGEYPGQFDPEQILIVCAHLDSDSDLPLAYAPGADDDASGCAAVLEVARVLSQTGFEKTIRFVFYGAEELGHQGSEYYAQQCLQAGDQIVGVIDLDMVLYSPLWLEDTLLIGADSSFCNGLAATVVDCASNYVPDMELLKVTYMCGSSDHSSFTELGYPAVLLIEKETSIYIHSFEDVLLNYMPYFPFGTNAVRLAAGSVATLAVPLPQGIGDGQLPPDGVIHISPSENPFDGPVLLSVSGVPAPALFEIYDTSGRLVRRIATAEGGSCCWDGRDSGGRDVPDGAYIVRVLAGGLSGSCRIVRLD
- a CDS encoding HAMP domain-containing sensor histidine kinase; translation: MRDDPWELLGQARDRLAEAEAGCGGSVPGIAEVRGMLDEFLSSDEPSPADILRILGHELKSPLSAMIALLSTVSDSYLDSEPVRAREMVQKARLRAEELLPLVDDILDLGTLASKLYEVQSEKIDLAALCSGIIHLWEPLVTQKGRTLTGTIPSEPVTVMGSPSFLRRVVTNLVMNAFKYGSEGGRIDLTVAGTDGMAVVTVADDGIGIPADDLPHIFDFLYRGRQARRNPDGGLGLGLSLVRQIVERHGGTISAESEEGHGSVMTVRLPLAGAEQASV
- a CDS encoding glycosyltransferase family 4 protein, yielding MRILLISTSFPSPDADGSEAAGSFALDFSTSLSRKADVSVVCPALSRSLEKGPPEIRRFAVPRLPLGDIKPSSPASWPRIASVLSSGQKAVDAAVDEFQPDHILALWALPSGWWARKAAGRRRIGYSTWSLGSDIWSLGRIPFVKSALRSVLAGSQCRFADGIRLCSDVEKICGRKCLFLPSSRDLGIDTPPAKRSSPPYRLAFLGRWHRNKGIDILMEVLDMLTDADWQMIEEVRLFGGGPLCDLVNSSAAGLQRAGRPVRTGGYIGRAEAADLLCWADFILIPSRIESIPVILSDALQSRTPLIVSTAGDLAELVGSSLLGVAAHGVPSPESFITAVREALALGPSTFRDGIERTSASFDPDGASAMFLEEIATSGR
- a CDS encoding class I SAM-dependent methyltransferase; this encodes MVAGWQDDYRRLLNEAARLVGSAPIAVDVGGGDGSGLAGNIGGNACRNVLSLDRCSDMHPDIVADAHFLPFRPGSIDAILCFSVLEHLEDPHAAVREIHGALSAKGAFIGYVPFLYPFHGSPSDHSRYTSTGLMALLSRFRDVHCAPWGDYLLVLIGFMTGFDMRLLRALRPVTGIVSSPIRSLFRTASRKRSLGRSYSESTIGHLFIARK